The genomic DNA GCAGGCCGATTCCGAGCCTGGCGAGAAGGCCGAATCCGCGCGGGAACCGGCCCGCCCGAATCCGCGCGTCGCCCGCGGTCACCGCCGCTGCTTCGACTCTGACGAGCACTTCGCCTCGACCGGGGACCGGGATCGGCGCAGTGGCGATCCTGATCCTCTCCGGCGGCCCGTATCGATCGATCATCGCCGCCCGCATCTGTGTTTCCATGACGCTCCTTACACATGTAAGTCTCAGTAACCGGTAAGGTACCCTTACGGCCGTAAGGTGGCAAGGAGGCGGGACAGCATGACGGCTCGGCAGCCGCTCAGCGAGGGGCGCATCATCGCAGCCGCGGTCCGTGTCGCAGACGCGGGCGGGTATGCGGCGATCAGTATGCGCAATGTCGGCAAAGAGCTCGGTGTCGAGGCGATGTCGCTCTACCACCACGTCGCGAACAAGGATGCGTTGCTCGACGCGCTGGCGGACTGGGTGTTCGCGCAGATCGAGCTGCCGGAGGCTGAGATGGGGTGGCGCGAGGGGCTGCGGTCGCGGTCGGCATCGGCCCGGGAGGTGCTGGTAACGCATCCGTGGGCGCTGACTCTCATCGATTCACGGACGAATCCCGGCCCCGCGCTGCTCAGGCACCATGATGCGGTCATCGGATGCATGCGCCGCGGCGGGTTCTCGATCGATCTCGCGGCCCAGGCGTTCTCCGTGATCGACGCCTATGTGTACGGTTTCGCGCTGACCGAGCGCAATCTCCCGTTCGACCCGGGTAGCAGCGATCAGGCCCTCGACCTCGCCGCCGACATGATGCCGGCCCTGACCGACTACCCGCACCTGACCGAGCTCGTGCAGCACCTCACCGGGGCGGGGACGTATTCCTTCTCCGACCAGTTCGATGCAGGGCTGGACATCATCTTGGACGAACTGGAGCGGCGACTCGCCGATTCATAGGACAGGCGTGCCCTTCGATCCCAACTCGTTGATGAGCTCCGGATCTCCGATACCGATCACGACCCACCGGTCGTGATCGTCGCCGGCGGCGGGCTGTGGGGATGCTCCTGGCGAGACGTGATTCCGGCGTTGGCCGCCGCCGAACACACTGCCTATGCCGTCGATCTGCCCAGTCAGGGATTCACCGAACTGCACCGCGGCGACTTCGCCTACGACCTGCCCGCGATGGCGGAGGCGCTCACCACCTTCCTCGACGCCGAAAAGGCACCGGCCACACCACTGTTCACCACACCGGCCCCTGGGTGAGTTGGCGACCGCTCTGACCACCCGCTCCTTCTACGCCGACAATATCCGCACCGTGATCGACTGTGCCGCGCAATGGCCGCTGGTATACGCCTCGTCCAGACTGGACAGCAGTCTGCCGAGGTCACGACCGCGGGCGATGAACCCGCGGAAGCGCAGCGAGTCATCCACCCGCTCACGCTCTTCGGCCTACCGACAGGACCGGCGCACCAGGCCCCATGGTCGACCGCAATTTCTGCGGACTGCTTCCGAGCGAATCGGCCTGCGACGGTTCGACCTACGGGACTGCTGTGAGGGCGGCCGATACCGTATCGGTGACCGCGCGCTCGGCTTCGGCGGCGGTGCCGGGATGCGTGTAGTAGTCAACCCAGAACACGTCGGCTCCCCGACGCACCACTGCCGAACCCGACGCGGTTCCGCCCTCGCCCTCGTCCTGGACCGCCAGACACGCCTCGTCGCCGAGATTCGATGTGTCGCGGAAGAGGCCGCCGATGGCCGAGGCATCGCAGGACCAGGCGTGGGCCTCGGCGGCGCGATCCGCACCCGAGTGCCACCCGATCCGGCCGTAGCGCAATACCCGCACGTGCAGGAATCCGTAGGTGTCGGCGCGGGGCACGGTGCGGTCGTCGGAGCGGAAATCGCATACGGCGTCCGAACCCGAGGAATAGGTCGTGTCGGGCACAGGAAGGGCACGGGGGACCAGCCGCTGGAAAAGGTCGGGTCCGAGCGCCGCGCGCAGATCGGGCGGTACCGTGGCGGCGGGGTCGGCGTCCTCGATGACGTCGAACAGTGCCGGCAGCGCCGCCGAGACGACGACGGCCCCGACGATGAGGGCGATGGCGGGCCGCCACCCCCACGTGCGGCGCGAATTCGACAGCGACATCTCCCACTCCCCGCGAACTCCGGTCCCGGCGCGAGGTACGCATCCCGGACGGCTCTGTGAAATCTGTTCGCGGAGAAACGATATCGCAAGGAAGTAGCAATCCGAACAGAGGCTTGCGCCGCTCACCGGCGAAAAGTGTGCGCCGACAAGGCCAGCACCACGCCCGTGGCAGCCTCGGCGAGCGCGTCGCGTTCCACCGCGAGCCTGCCGTCGGCCCAGTCCAGGTACAGCGCCACCAGCGCCCCGCTCAGCGCGGTCGCGATGATCGCGAGGTCGTCCTCGGCGGCGGGCACGAGGTCGGCGGCGCCTGTGCCGAGTGCGGCGACCGCGCGCAGAAAACCCGGCACCCGTCCGGCGCTGTGCGTGCGCAGTGTGTCGTCGCCGAGCGGTTCGCGCAGCAGGATGCGCGCGCGTCCGGGATCCTCTTCGAAGTAGGCGGCGCAGAGCTCGAGCGCGGAGCGGATCGCCGCGGGCAGGTCCGCGGTGGCGTCGAGTCGGCTCATCCGTGTGATCAGTCCCGCTTCGGCACGGTCGTACACCTCGAGGACGAGGTCTTCCCGGGAGTCGAAGGCCTCGTAGAAGTACCGCGGGCTCAGGTTCGCCGCCCGCACGACCGCCCGCATCGTCACCGCGGCGACACCGCCGTTGCCGAGCAGTGCCGCGCCGGCATCGAGCAGCAGCTCGCGCCGGTCGACGGCG from Nocardia higoensis includes the following:
- a CDS encoding TetR/AcrR family transcriptional regulator; amino-acid sequence: MTARQPLSEGRIIAAAVRVADAGGYAAISMRNVGKELGVEAMSLYHHVANKDALLDALADWVFAQIELPEAEMGWREGLRSRSASAREVLVTHPWALTLIDSRTNPGPALLRHHDAVIGCMRRGGFSIDLAAQAFSVIDAYVYGFALTERNLPFDPGSSDQALDLAADMMPALTDYPHLTELVQHLTGAGTYSFSDQFDAGLDIILDELERRLADS
- a CDS encoding TetR/AcrR family transcriptional regulator; the protein is MSMRQTRRETGTASTPRVWRGQTLRDRAVDRRELLLDAGAALLGNGGVAAVTMRAVVRAANLSPRYFYEAFDSREDLVLEVYDRAEAGLITRMSRLDATADLPAAIRSALELCAAYFEEDPGRARILLREPLGDDTLRTHSAGRVPGFLRAVAALGTGAADLVPAAEDDLAIIATALSGALVALYLDWADGRLAVERDALAEAATGVVLALSAHTFRR
- a CDS encoding alpha/beta fold hydrolase — its product is MIVAGGGLWGCSWRDVIPALAAAEHTAYAVDLPSQGFTELHRGDFAYDLPAMAEALTTFLDAEKAPATPLFTTPAPG